A window of the Lysinibacillus irui genome harbors these coding sequences:
- a CDS encoding sensor histidine kinase, which translates to MGWKLFLRDYASFIVFQLLLVGFIMVIYGLDGFRNIDTAIYSFCISLVLLASFLLVRYLMRQRYLVKITQLPTAMEDVLQKNAKTPEAMQTEKYMHELYRLYQHELHALYASQKRHDQFMNQWVHQMKTPISVMELLLQDDRPLDKKNIQEEIDRLRRGLDMVLVNARLENFEDDMQVEQVVLKAIVTATVNENKRLFITKRVFPEIHIDDNLIVASDSKWLRFILGQFITNAVKYTFEANKKITISAITKDDFVQLAICDEGIGIPASDLSRVTKAFFTGENGRKTGESTGMGLYLAKEICEKLGHDLAITSEVGKGTIVTVTFTN; encoded by the coding sequence GTGGGCTGGAAATTATTTTTACGTGATTATGCTTCATTTATAGTGTTCCAGCTTTTATTAGTTGGCTTTATCATGGTCATCTATGGACTAGACGGTTTCCGAAATATTGATACGGCTATATATTCCTTTTGTATTAGCCTTGTACTATTAGCTTCCTTTTTACTTGTCCGTTATTTAATGCGACAACGATACTTAGTGAAAATAACCCAGCTTCCAACAGCGATGGAGGATGTGCTCCAAAAAAATGCGAAGACGCCAGAAGCTATGCAAACTGAGAAATATATGCATGAATTGTATCGTCTTTATCAGCATGAGCTACATGCATTATATGCCAGTCAAAAGAGACATGATCAGTTTATGAATCAATGGGTACATCAAATGAAAACACCAATTTCTGTAATGGAGCTATTATTACAGGATGACCGACCTCTTGATAAAAAGAATATACAGGAGGAAATAGATCGCTTGCGTAGAGGCTTGGACATGGTACTAGTCAATGCGCGTTTAGAAAATTTTGAGGACGATATGCAAGTTGAGCAGGTTGTGCTTAAAGCAATTGTTACTGCAACTGTTAATGAAAATAAACGTTTATTTATTACGAAAAGAGTTTTCCCAGAAATTCATATAGACGATAATCTTATTGTTGCGAGTGATTCAAAATGGCTTCGCTTCATTCTAGGACAATTTATTACAAATGCTGTGAAATATACTTTTGAAGCCAATAAAAAAATTACAATTTCTGCCATAACGAAGGATGACTTTGTACAGCTAGCCATTTGTGATGAGGGAATTGGAATTCCAGCTTCCGATCTGTCACGTGTGACGAAGGCCTTTTTTACCGGGGAAAATGGGCGAAAAACAGGGGAATCTACTGGGATGGGCCTGTATTTAGCCAAAGAAATCTGTGAAAAACTAGGACATGATTTGGCTATTACGTCAGAGGTAGGAAAAGGGACGATTGTGACTGTTACATTTACA